Genomic window (Spirosoma sp. KCTC 42546):
GTTAATACAATAGCATCGATAGCCAGCACGGTTCCAATCTCACTCCAGCTAACACTACGATCCAGACCGTCGAGGGCATTTTTTGAAATTTTTACTAACATCAATAACAGCGGCAGGATAATTGGAAAGCTCAGTACCGCCATTAGCGTGGCCGGATTTTCTGCTTTACTGGCAATGCCTGAAACTAGGGTAAGTGAAGCCGCGAATCCTATAGCGCCTAATAGTAACGTCAATAGGTATAAAGGCACGTCGTTGACTGGATTACCCAATACAAACGCATAAACCCCAAATCCCAGAAACGCTAACGCAAGCATTAGTACGGTGTTGTAGAGAATTTTTGAGAGGATGATCTGCTCCGGACTGGCCAGTGTATAATAGTATAACTGTCGACCGGCACGTTCCTGTACAAAGCTTTTGGCAATGGCATTAATGGCGGTGAATAACAGGATAATCCAGAAAAGCGTGTTC
Coding sequences:
- a CDS encoding heme exporter protein CcmB, which codes for MAESVRQMSALMRKEFLLEWRQRYALNGMLLYIVGAVFVCYLSFNARRGQLTPIVWNTLFWIILLFTAINAIAKSFVQERAGRQLYYYTLASPEQIILSKILYNTVLMLALAFLGFGVYAFVLGNPVNDVPLYLLTLLLGAIGFAASLTLVSGIASKAENPATLMAVLSFPIILPLLLMLVKISKNALDGLDRSVSWSEIGTVLAIDAIVLTLSWLLFPFLWRS